A single region of the Marinitoga litoralis genome encodes:
- the rpsK gene encoding 30S ribosomal protein S11: protein MARRSTANQKKKKISLEKAVVHIQSTFNNTIITLSDPAGNTLLWASGGTAGFSGTKKGTPYASQLAADKIAKEAVKYGIKKLDVYVKGPGAGRESAIRTLQAAGLVIENIKDKTPIPHNGCRPKKRKGM from the coding sequence ATGGCTAGAAGATCTACTGCAAATCAAAAGAAAAAGAAAATATCTCTTGAAAAAGCTGTTGTACATATACAATCCACATTCAATAATACAATTATCACATTATCAGACCCAGCAGGAAACACATTATTATGGGCTAGTGGAGGTACAGCAGGATTTTCAGGAACAAAAAAAGGAACTCCATATGCTTCACAATTAGCAGCTGATAAAATTGCAAAAGAAGCAGTGAAATATGGAATAAAGAAATTAGATGTTTATGTAAAAGGACCAGGTGCTGGAAGAGAATCAGCAATTAGAACTTTACAAGCAGCAGGATTGGTAATTGAAAATATAAAAGATAAGACTCCAATACCTCATAACGGTTGTAGACCAAAGAAAAGAAAAGGAATGTAA